A genomic window from Lycium barbarum isolate Lr01 chromosome 4, ASM1917538v2, whole genome shotgun sequence includes:
- the LOC132635644 gene encoding uncharacterized protein LOC132635644 → MKLTKYHYFISILRGKIIIALRATTFLVKLEKSPGILRFDCSPQLGSGSPSEFGQKSFFLAGVVNAITQELCSNTLECVINRLKMAAQNFLSLETSGRSSQDRRDVMIKLHCIFQDNHIFITRLIILSLIDYICDKT, encoded by the exons ATGAAGTTGACTAAATACCATTATTTCATCTCCATACTTAGAGGAAAGATAATCATAGCTCTAAGAGCTACCACATTCTTGGTGAAACTAGAAAAAAG CCCAGGTATCCTAAGATTTGATTGCTCCCCTCAATTGGGAAGTGGCAGCCCTTCCGAATTTGGACAAAAATCTTTTTTCCTTGCTGGTGTGGTTAATGCAATAACTCAG GAGTTGTGTAGCAATACTCTTGAGTGTGTTATCAATAGGTTGAAAATGGCAGCTCAAAATTTTCTTTCGCTCGAAACAAGTGGAAGGAGCTCACAAGATAGGAGAGACGTTATGATTAAATTACATTGTATTTTTCAAGATAATCACATTTTTATCACAAGACTTATTATTTTGTCATTAATTGATTATATTTGTGATAAAACATAG